From the genome of Dickeya aquatica, one region includes:
- a CDS encoding prophage tail fiber N-terminal domain-containing protein: MSVLISGVLIDPAGMVIPGAEITFTAITNGHSVLNGFSASATTNGRGEYAISLELCDYSISVQYAGNNAVYGSVSINKDTTPTTINDLLEKTRLEQAVTPQIIVYFREIQADVNQKLSVAGNAASSAANSANASAASAASALQAANNASNAAGIASNAASSAAGSAATAQKSATQAEVWAKTIDVSNFAQKDGTGINAASFRNNLGLGNSSTRNVGTSSGTVAAGDDARLGTIGGRSGGAVIGEVIAGGASPASTPVAGTYSNGVAVGSRFLSGVYSDVSFFIYPQVVQQAAAAAKTGILQLSHDNTYVAWMFNSSGVATGASWSPTSDERLKNLDGPITEPLQKMRRMRGQTWTWKTNGAFGIGITAQDIQRVFPEAVIETNDVKLPNGDVVERALSPDTYGVAAALHHEAILALADKINEQESLIEALSVRLSELDAR, from the coding sequence ATGAGCGTATTGATAAGCGGTGTGTTAATTGACCCGGCTGGCATGGTTATCCCTGGCGCTGAAATCACCTTTACCGCTATAACGAATGGGCATTCTGTCCTAAATGGTTTTTCGGCCTCTGCCACGACCAATGGCCGAGGCGAGTACGCCATTTCACTCGAGCTATGTGATTATTCCATCTCAGTTCAGTACGCGGGTAATAACGCCGTTTACGGCTCAGTGTCTATCAACAAGGATACCACGCCGACAACCATTAACGACTTGCTGGAAAAAACGAGGCTGGAGCAAGCCGTTACGCCGCAAATTATTGTCTATTTCCGCGAGATTCAGGCAGATGTTAATCAGAAGCTTTCTGTCGCAGGAAACGCAGCATCATCGGCGGCGAACAGCGCGAATGCATCGGCGGCATCAGCGGCATCAGCATTGCAAGCTGCAAACAATGCAAGTAATGCAGCGGGTATCGCATCCAACGCAGCATCATCGGCAGCCGGTAGTGCAGCAACGGCTCAAAAATCTGCCACGCAGGCTGAGGTGTGGGCAAAAACAATTGATGTGTCGAATTTTGCACAAAAAGATGGCACAGGAATTAATGCTGCCAGTTTTCGCAATAATTTAGGGTTGGGGAATAGCTCAACACGTAATGTGGGGACATCAAGTGGGACGGTTGCTGCTGGTGACGATGCTCGTCTGGGAACAATAGGCGGTCGAAGCGGTGGAGCGGTAATAGGAGAGGTTATCGCCGGTGGCGCATCTCCTGCATCAACCCCAGTGGCGGGAACATACAGCAACGGGGTTGCGGTGGGATCGAGATTTTTATCTGGAGTGTATAGTGACGTGTCATTTTTCATCTATCCGCAGGTTGTTCAGCAAGCAGCGGCGGCGGCAAAGACGGGAATACTCCAACTGAGTCACGACAACACGTATGTGGCCTGGATGTTTAATAGCTCGGGTGTAGCGACTGGCGCATCGTGGTCTCCAACATCTGATGAACGGTTAAAAAATCTGGATGGCCCGATCACCGAGCCACTGCAAAAAATGCGGCGGATGCGCGGCCAGACATGGACATGGAAAACAAACGGCGCGTTCGGTATCGGGATTACTGCACAAGATATTCAGCGCGTATTTCCTGAGGCCGTAATTGAAACAAACGATGTTAAATTACCGAACGGCGATGTTGTGGAGCGGGCTCTATCCCCTGATACGTATGGCGTAGCAGCTGCGCTGCATCACGAGGCGATACTGGCGCTGGCTGACAAAATCAATGAGCAAGAAAGTTTAATTGAAGCGCTATCGGTACGGTTGTCTGAATTGGATGCACGCTAA
- a CDS encoding phage adaptor protein, whose amino-acid sequence MITINDVIGRANAQLVDTHWLRWSKSELLDYFNDAINAVIIIRPDAGASVEVFACQPGTRQQLPDGALRLLDVIRIVGGRAIQVIARNMLDYQYPDWHTLSGPIERYCYDEQTPRTFYLFPGATSGVSLEISVSRLPQAAAIGDLRADVSRAFPLDELYINPVLEWILFRAYGKDSENGNYAMLSSQHYQTFVDLLGVKAQTDQAMGQKKQVQSGGGAQ is encoded by the coding sequence ATGATCACAATCAATGACGTTATTGGCCGGGCCAATGCCCAGCTTGTTGATACACATTGGCTGCGCTGGTCTAAATCTGAGCTGTTGGATTACTTCAATGATGCGATTAACGCTGTCATTATCATTCGCCCTGATGCTGGCGCATCGGTAGAGGTATTTGCCTGTCAACCGGGAACACGGCAGCAGTTGCCTGATGGCGCGCTTCGTCTTTTAGATGTCATACGTATTGTTGGTGGGCGAGCTATTCAGGTGATTGCGCGCAATATGCTCGACTACCAGTATCCAGACTGGCATACCTTGTCTGGGCCAATTGAGCGCTATTGTTATGATGAGCAAACCCCGCGCACGTTTTATCTGTTCCCCGGTGCCACATCAGGTGTTTCGCTTGAGATTAGCGTATCGCGCCTACCTCAGGCTGCTGCCATTGGTGATTTACGGGCTGATGTTAGCAGGGCATTTCCCCTCGATGAGCTCTATATCAATCCGGTGCTGGAATGGATTCTGTTCCGGGCATACGGCAAAGACAGTGAAAATGGCAACTACGCTATGTTGTCCTCTCAGCATTACCAAACATTTGTCGATCTGCTGGGCGTTAAGGCGCAGACCGATCAGGCAATGGGACAGAAAAAACAGGTGCAATCTGGCGGGGGAGCTCAATGA